The region TATGTGTGTCTTAAAGTATAtcaacctttcttttcttttttttgttttacagcaCATTTTTGAGTCGCACAGCTTATGTAACACTTGACTTGAGTATCCCAAAAACAGACTTTTTAGTGCTGGTAGTTTCCTTGTAATGTAAAAGCAACAAAATGGCATTCAGTATTTTACGCCAGACATTTGGGGGACATAGAAAATTCACCCAAGACCAAGTTACTGTAAGGCAAGCACTAAGGACAAAGTTGTGTCGATTGATGCAGGCTATCGTTCAGAAAGTGCTGGTGGTGCTGGCGCTCTGCTCTGTTCCCGTCCTTCTGCTCGGGAAACCACTACTGGAATACAGCACACACAAGGGGAGAAGGCGTCAGCTGGTGAGTTCGTCCACCTATGGCTTGAACCCTTCGACCTCAGGCGGGTCCATTTTGTGTGAAGATTTTCTGTCCCCTGCAGCATCTGCAAGAAGACAGACACCCGCTGATGGTCGACGACGGCGCCGCCCGGGATGGGGATGCGGACCGAAGAGGTTCTGTTGGGGAGGAGGTGAGGGCAGAAGTCCTTCTGTCTTTTTTTGCACTACAGTTATATTGAATATTTTAGAACTGTTTGTTTTCAAGCATTCATTTCGGTACAGTTGCATTCATGGTAATATTTTGTAATCATGAGCAAACAAAACAGGGATGTGGTTTAAGTCAGCTGATACATGTCAGTTATGTATTTGAGCAGCTTCGGACATGGGACATAGGGAAGTTGGTCTTGAATTTCATTTCCTATCAAATTAAAATACCTTATATTTGAACTTACCTCAAGCTTTAGGAATTCTGTTCAATAATTAAGTCAAGATTTGTACTTGCCCCCATTACAGTTTTTTGAGCAATTTATTAACACTATTAacttaaatgatacattttaacTGCAGTGTTAATGTTCAAGTTGTGCATAATATTACAATAGTAATTTGAGTTttagggactttttttttaactttatggGGATAATTGTactattgctgttttttttctgtgttggtCTTGATAACAGAATGAAGCCATTGCAGAAATGTTGTTCTTTTATCTGTAGGAGTTTGATGCTGCAGACGTGTTCATGCATCAGGCCATCCACACCATCGAATACTGCCTGGGCTGCATCTCCAACACTGCCTCCTATCTGCGACTCTGGGCCCTCAGTCTGGCACACGCACGTTAGTCACACCTCCACCAAGTTGTGCTGCTCACATGGCGCATACACAAACTACACTGGCACTCAGACTTCCTCTTCAAAAGGATACTTTTCTATTGTCGGGGAATTATTCAGCCACACATGACTTGgaatttgcaagcagtgaagATCAGCTGACTGAGGTTGTTTGTCCCCACAGAGCTGTCAGAGGTGTTGTGGGTCATGGTGATGCGCATTGCCCTGAGGTGGCAGGGCTACGTGGGCTCTGCAGTTCTCTTTGTAGTCTTCGCTTTCTTTGCTGTGTTGACCATCTCCATCCTGCTGATTATGGAGGGCCTCTCGGCTTTTCTGCACGCACTCCGTCTGCACTGGTAAATCACTGTTTTCCCCCCACTCTTATTTTGTTGTCTGTCTTTGAAGGCAGTCTGACTCATTTAATCCATATTTGTCATGCTTTACCTCGGTGGTTCTCAAACTAGAGGCTGCAAGCTGTCACTTTGGTGTcagaaaaattattttcaacaaATTGTCACATCTGTTTATGCCCACATATGGTGACCAGAATACGAAATTACTCCTACCTATCATAGCTTTGGGCAAATCTAAAAGGTCTGATATGATTGCTGTATCACATAAATCTGACATCCCTGCATGAGTGCAGCATTTGTAGCTCCCTCCCTCTCGATGACCTCGGCAAGAGGTCAAAAGACCCAGAATCTTTGAGTAACCCTGCTTAAAGTTAGACAATctcatagaaatgttcctatGTGTCTAAAGCAGAGCTGGATGTCATTGTATTGTCAACAGGTAATCTTTAAAAGGGTGTGGCCATTGACTGTTTTTCTTCCAGGGTGGAGTTCCAGAACAAGTTCTACAGTGGCACAGGCTACAAGCTACACCCGTTCTCTTTCTCATCTTTGATCAATGCATCAGCTGCCATATGAACATCATTCTGGCCAAAGAATATTTACCTCGTCGATATTTTGGACTGCAATAGACTAACACAGTGATCTGTGGACTGAGGCAGTTTAATTGAACAATGAACATTATGGTATGGACTGTTATGGcataatgaaaatgaaatctaAAAATCATTGGCATTATGTAAAAAGTACGCTACTAGACCCTTTTCAAATTTTATTCAATGTGTTATATGaatacattctaatttttcattcctaaaaatgTTATTAGTTATTGAAACTTTCACTGTGACATTTACAATGATCTTACATTTAAAAGGGAGGTTTGTGGAAATCCATGTTGAATTGGTGTGTTGAACTTTAATCTAAATGAATTTATCAAATGTTAGCAGGAAATGATCTGACGCCCCATCTGCTAAATACACCACAATGCTGTGTCACTTCCGCACATGCCAGTGTTAAACAACTAAACAATTTAATCTTAAAACATTAGTATGAGATCTCTCGTGTGCCTTACTGAGCAAGCTAGTTAAGTTGTTGGGACCACATTACCATGCAATATTTTGAACCACATCAGGACGTTATATTTTTCCCTTTGTTATGCACTGTCAAAGTGATCAAATTTTGACTGAAATTAAAAGTAATTTTCTTGTGTTCATGTGAGCAGTCACTTACTACATAGAACATTTCACCATTACTTTGAAAAGGATTCGTGCAAAAATTAACATATGGTAGTGGTACGGCCTAGTCAGATCGACGTAAGAATGATTGAACATCTTAATCAGGTATTTTCTAAATGACACTAATTattaatctgatttttttttaaatgcgtcATACTGCAGTACATATAGCTCATCGTATCTGACACCACGCACCCGCTTTAGAAATCGTATTTTTTCATCTTCCCATCATAATAAATTACTGAATAGGACCGCAATAATAAAgtttcattattttataataTGAAATATAAAGAACAGGGGCTCCTCGTTTACATGGAGTTCCATTCCTGCGGTGCCGACGTAGAACGGACTACTACACTAATTACTAAGTCTAGCTAATTACTCGTCTACCACTAATGGGCAATTTCAATTAATATAAAAAGCTTTTTGAGGCCCAAATAAAACTGAATATAACACAATTGTGTTATATTCAGTTTAATTTAAGTGTCAAAGCCCAAAACGTCGCTTGACGTCATACATTTACAGCGGAACATTCGAAACTCCCTTTGTTTCCGTCAGTTCCTATTTTAAACCCTTACCCGGATCCAACGTGAATGTCAAACATGGCCCTTGTTATCAGTCGGTACATTACAGACTTAACGGAGTAAAAAGTATGAACGTcacgattaaaaaaataaaacaaaatactttAGTGACTACGATTTAACTACTTTAATGACAACACATTTCCATATGTGATTGTAATAAATTTATAGCGAAAATGGTTTCGAGCCACATCAGTCGAGGGGTTCGTCTGCTGTTCGGTCAAATGAAGCGATATGCTGTGGCAACAAACCAACCAGGTAAAGTAATATGATTCTATTTTGTTAATTAATTTATCACGACTTAAGTGGCTTTTTAAACACAAGGCTTCATTTACAGATCCAATGTGACTTATTTAGCATGTAAGCATGATCCAATGTTTGTAATGGACACAGCTCGGTGTGTGACCCAGTCGGCGACTCAGCCGGAGCCCTGCACGGCAAAAAACGAGTCAGTTAATCCGACTTTTATGAACCGAAACCCGAGGAGCCTGGAGTTGATGGCCCTGGCAGTGAAGGACCGCGGCTGGAAGACGACATGGCCTCACCGCGAGTTCTACCACAGGTCAGTGGTCCCATTTAGTCACCCTGCATAGTCATCGATCCATTATTGGCTTTTTGTTCTCTGTAACTCTCAATTGCCACAAGTTCTGGCTATCAGGAAAATAGTTATTGTCAAGGAATTGGGTCCCCCCCTCCCCAGGTTGGTGTTTTCCCGCAGTCAGAAATTTGTGACGGCACAAGTCTTCTCATGCTCCTCACCCGACCCGGTGCTCTCATGTTCGACCAAAGAGTGGGCACTGAAGAAGGATCTGCCCTCCACAAACTGCGTGGCGGCCTGTCAGGCCGTGGGTGAGGTGCTGGCGCATCGATGCAAGCAGGCTGGCATCACCAGGATGGTGTACAGGGCCATTCCCTGGACATATCGCTCAGATGCCGTAAGTGCGGCAGTATTCTGGCTATTGACGTTTGTCATAATCACTGTTGACGTGTCCTGATTTTATTGTCTTGTACAGGTTCAGTCATTCCGGGCAGCAATGAAAGCTGGAGGAATCATCCTCAGTGAACCCAGAAGGAAATACATTGAATCCTAAATTTAGGGCTCATATGTAAAATTCATTTTCATGTTGAAATAGCCATCATGCCaataggtgactgattcacaatttggttttgtctgatatcagagattaaataaagaaaaccaactggctgattgatttgtcttaattgagagggaaaaaaaacagcaaaagcatttcactagctgaccaggagatggcgacagcgtggcatctgaagaccatggattgtttgttctgctatagcctaggtgactgattcacaatttggttttgtctgatatcagatattaaatatagaaaaccaactggctgattgatttgttttaattgagagggaaaaaaaacagcaaaagcatttcacgagctgaccaggagatggcgacagcgtggcatctgaagaccatggattgtttgttctgctatagcctaggtgactgattcacaatttggttttgtctgatatcagatattaaataaagaaagccaactggctgattgatttgttttaattgagagggaaaaaaaacagcaaaagcatttcactagctgaccaggagatggcgacagcgtggcatctgaagaccatggattgtttgttctgctggattgtttgttctgctatagcctatgtgactgattcacaatttggttttgtctgatatcagatattaaataaagaaaaccaactggctaattgatttgttttaattgagagaaaaaaaaacatcagcaaaagcatttcactaactgaccaggagatggcgacagcgcggcatctgaagaccatggatcgttctgctatgccggtttaaaaaaaaaaaaaaaccgtaattagctaggggtcaaaggtcaaagtttacggttcaaagttcacccaggggtcaaaggtcggttcaaagttcacggggtcatgtgcacattttcgatttttaactagagttgaaagttcagggttcaaaggtcacccaggggtcaccacggggtcaccacggggtcaccgcggggtcaccgtgggttcaaagttcagggttcacttttttttttttttatttttttttttttaggttaacctttatttaacccagtgcttctcaattattttctgttacgcccccccctagcaagaagaaaactattcgcgccccccctccccaccgtgactatcctaacttgtcttgtaagtcgtaaaatgttgcactgtcgcaaacgtgacagaagtaacaatgagagcgccactgccccctgctgtagtaaacgcgcaattacactttattctagtactgccaaaaaaaaagcctgttccccagggtcacacgcgcccccccaagaATAGCACCaagggggggcgcgccccactatttgagaagcactgtgccaATACAATGACACAATTGGGATGTTTCACTGTGTCACCAAGTTGAATATACCCCACCTATTTTCTGCAGTGCCTGATTCACTGATTCAGTGAACTGCAGGGCCCGTATAGAGAAACTGCCAGCACGGATGACAAAACCCACATGCGGTGGATAtaacacccctgttcaaatgctcGGGTTTTGA is a window of Syngnathus typhle isolate RoL2023-S1 ecotype Sweden linkage group LG1, RoL_Styp_1.0, whole genome shotgun sequence DNA encoding:
- the mrpl18 gene encoding 39S ribosomal protein L18, mitochondrial produces the protein MVSSHISRGVRLLFGQMKRYAVATNQPARCVTQSATQPEPCTAKNESVNPTFMNRNPRSLELMALAVKDRGWKTTWPHREFYHRLVFSRSQKFVTAQVFSCSSPDPVLSCSTKEWALKKDLPSTNCVAACQAVGEVLAHRCKQAGITRMVYRAIPWTYRSDAVQSFRAAMKAGGIILSEPRRKYIES